The proteins below are encoded in one region of Ereboglobus luteus:
- a CDS encoding S41 family peptidase: MGDGGGEGFGATQKTRTVIAAYNLKERKETILGNYDACEITADGKKMLVRDKSTYALVDLPKDKISIKDKLDLSNLQLRIDRRAEWAQIFNESWRQMRDCFYAPNMHGVDWPAQRDKYAKLLPHVATRNDLTYLIGEMISELHAGHAYVGGGRRAIAHRIQTGLLGARLTRDTATGYYQITKILRGENWEKSTRSPLTELGVNAREGDYLLAIDGKPTRDMPNPYAALVGTAGSQVTLRLASKPDAAADDARDVVIVPIADEAPLYYTNWVLNNIDYVAKKTGDRVGYLHIPDMGPEGLNEFVRRFYPQLQKEALIIDVRGNGGGNVSPMIIERLRRELVMINLARNGTPATNPAGMHLGPKVTLMDEYSASDGDIFPYRFREMGLGKLIGKRSWGGIVGITSSLPFMDGGTLNIPQYASYSKDGKEWPIEGYGVDPDIVVDNDPAREMKGEDQQLDRAIEEILAELKTNNPKLPPPRPGP, from the coding sequence ATGGGCGACGGCGGCGGGGAAGGATTCGGCGCCACGCAAAAAACACGCACCGTCATCGCCGCCTACAATCTGAAAGAGCGCAAGGAAACCATACTCGGCAACTACGACGCCTGCGAAATCACCGCCGACGGCAAAAAAATGCTCGTCCGCGACAAAAGCACCTACGCCCTCGTCGACCTCCCGAAAGATAAAATCAGCATCAAGGACAAACTCGACCTCTCCAACCTCCAGCTCCGCATCGACCGCCGGGCCGAGTGGGCGCAAATCTTCAATGAAAGTTGGCGCCAAATGCGCGACTGTTTCTATGCACCCAACATGCACGGCGTTGACTGGCCCGCCCAGCGTGACAAATATGCAAAACTCCTCCCGCACGTCGCCACGCGCAACGACCTCACCTACCTCATCGGCGAAATGATCTCCGAGCTCCACGCCGGCCACGCCTACGTCGGCGGCGGCAGGCGCGCCATTGCTCATCGCATCCAAACCGGACTCCTCGGCGCCCGGCTCACCCGCGACACCGCCACCGGCTATTATCAAATCACAAAAATCCTCCGCGGCGAAAACTGGGAAAAATCCACGCGCTCCCCGCTCACCGAACTCGGCGTCAACGCCCGCGAAGGCGACTACCTCCTCGCCATCGACGGCAAACCCACACGCGACATGCCCAACCCCTACGCCGCGCTCGTCGGCACCGCCGGCAGCCAAGTCACCCTCCGCCTCGCCTCCAAGCCCGACGCCGCGGCGGACGACGCGCGCGACGTCGTCATCGTTCCCATCGCCGACGAAGCCCCGCTCTACTACACCAACTGGGTTCTCAACAACATCGACTACGTTGCGAAAAAAACCGGCGACCGCGTCGGCTACCTGCACATCCCCGACATGGGCCCCGAGGGCCTCAACGAATTCGTGCGCCGCTTCTACCCGCAGCTCCAAAAGGAGGCTCTCATCATCGACGTGCGCGGCAACGGCGGCGGCAACGTCTCGCCCATGATAATAGAGCGCCTCCGGCGCGAACTAGTCATGATCAACCTCGCCCGCAACGGCACCCCCGCGACCAACCCCGCCGGCATGCACCTCGGCCCCAAAGTCACGCTCATGGACGAATACTCCGCCTCCGACGGCGACATCTTCCCCTATCGCTTCCGCGAGATGGGCCTCGGCAAACTCATCGGCAAGCGCAGTTGGGGCGGCATTGTGGGCATTACGAGCAGCCTGCCCTTCATGGATGGCGGCACCCTGAACATCCCGCAATACGCATCCTACTCAAAGGACGGCAAGGAGTGGCCCATTGAAGGCTACGGAGTCGATCCCGACATCGTGGTGGACAACGACCCCGCGCGCGAAATGAAAGGCGAGGACCAGCAACTCGACCGCGCCATCGAGGAAATCCTCGCCGAGCTAAAAACCAACAACCCCAAGCTCCCCCCTCCCCGCCCTGGCCCGTGA